GAACCTCATTTCCACCTGACGCTGTTGTTTCTGTATTTACTTTTTCCTCTcaatcttttcttcttccttacATTACATTACATTACAttgcttgacttgacttgacatTGCCGATATCCCCAGCCTCCTTATACATCGGTCCCGCTCTTCGCACTTTTACCTATTTTGAATATTCTTCACGTTACCTAACTCACCTGCCCGTTGGGTCCGTGTTTGTTTTTTCACTTTTACCAAGACTAAGGTTCACTCGGTCTTTGCGAAACGTACCGCGTCGTGCCGCGTCCATTTTTACCTAACCCCCGTGTGCTGTGCTGTCTTGTGCTGTGTTGTGTGTGGCGCGCGTGCCACTTCTGAACTCTTCTCTCTAGTCTCATCTTACAATTCGAATCTTCAGTTCCTCAAATTGTGTCACATCAAAGTCGATCGAGGTGCATCTGGCAGCTTTGTACAGAAGGCACAGATCCATTTAAACGACGTCAATCTGGAACGACAAAAATAGCACCCATTATATCATTTGTTTGATCAACTTGGCGAGAGCAAGTTTTGTTTACCCTGTCAACAGACTCGACCACCTATCGAATTCGAGACAATTGCATTTATATCACTACTAAACAATATAACTTAACGGGACTCGAAATCAGACTCGGCCGGAACCTCGAGACTATCAAAAATCGTCCTTAAACCTGTCAGTCATCTCTCATCATTATCTTCAAACAAGCGTCCGATCAGATTAGACAGGCTCTGGAGCCCTTCCACCCTTGTCGACACTCTCCACGCTCAGTGGTGCACTGTTGATAGCGGTGCCTTTTGGGGTTCAGGGTCCCCTGGTCTAGTCTGTCCGTCCATCTCACAGACCAGGCTTTGAACAGAGACCCCCGTCAGCAACCCACTGACCGTCTTGTTAGGACTAGGACTGCCTGCTACCCGCTCTGCTCACCGCCTGCCCTGGTCATTCGCTGAACCTGGAGGCGCCTCGGCTTGTCCTTGCTGGTCACTCTCACTCCCGTCCGTCTTCACACCGCGCGCGAGTGGTTGGCCGTATAACTTCCTTCAAACGAGCCTGCCATCCTGTCGTTCGTTCTTCCACCATGCTAATCGGTGCCGCTAATTCTGCGTTTGTTTCCTGCTGCTAGTCTCTCGTTCGTTTGTTATCGAGCTTTTCATTGTAGTCCCCGTGGCCTTGGTCCTCAATCGCAACCTCGCGTTTTGCTCGCCTGCTTCTTATTCGTCGTCATTGCACGTTGAAGCATCCGCAGTTGATCACCACCGGGGTTCTTGAGAGTTCATGCGTATGCGCCGTCGTGTACAGTTCGACTCTCAACTCGGATTAGGCCAATTGGTTTTAGGAAGCTTCCTTGGTCGATACTGCGCCTTTTAAGCGTCATCTGTCACTCGTTCTTCTCCTGACGCTGTCGTTCTGCATCTTCAAATCTCATCTAATCACTGCAATCCGAGTCAAATCACCAATACGCATCGGACCCAATCACAGCTTGCCAGCTGTCTTGCGCGCCTTCAACTTGGCTCGCCGTCCCCGTAGAGTCGCCCGTCTACAGACCAAGTAATAGGCTCTGCCTTGCGAGTCCCAGTTTGCTCTGGCTGCCTCGCATCCGGGCTGCATCGTGCGAGCTGCTGCAACGACCTGCGCGCACTTCGCGTCGTTCCTGCTGTGCGTTTTGCTGCAGTTGTGGAGCTCGTTAACGGTTAGTTCAGCCAACCTCCTTCTCCTACCTCCATATTCTTATATTTCCCTGGTCTCTTTCGTCGCATGTCCTGTTCTCGTCTATGACGCGACACCCGTGCTTTGATTCATATGCGAGGCTATTCCCTCCACCCTCGTCGCCCCTCCCCTCTGTCGCCCTAGTCGATATATCTAAACTAAAGCAAAGTCCCTAGTCTCAGTCGTGGACCCTTCTACGCCTAGCCCACCTACACCCAAGTTTCACCTTGAACGTACCGGCTGAGCTGCATGGCGTCCTCTGAGGTCGACCAGAAGTTTCTCGGCAAGCTTGCCAAAGCTGTCGAGAATGACAATCCTCTCTTGGCCAGCATGCTCTTCAAGATTCTAGGCTTGTCGCTCAACCTTGCCGAACAGCTTGTTGCTGCAAAGAAGCAGCGCCGGCCTGACTATGAGCCATCACCTAACGCGATACGGCGCGTCTTGCGTATCATATGGCTCTCCCGAGAGGGCAAGGAAATGCTTGAACAGTATGTCATACCAATGGTTGGCAACTATGTCGAACTCAAGGTCCTCGCCTACAAACTTCGTGCCTCCTTTTCACATATTTTTGCTCTCTTCGGCAACACACCCTCGGTCTCGAACCTGGGAAGACAAACGCCAGATGTCACTGCTGTACTGACGCCGCGCCTGGATAAGGGAAAGGGACGCGCTGCCGACATGGAAGTTGAATCCAGGCCCTCCTCTGTTCAACCAACTCACCCCCTCGAAGGAGGACCCGTGTTGCCTCCCCCAGGGTTTGAAGATCAAAACTTTACATTATCGCCCAACTTTCTCATCCCGGCCAAAGACTACCTTCCTGAGGCGAAACAACATTTTCAAGAGGCTATCCAGCTTGCCGACTCGATGCTCTGGGGCTCTCACTCTCTTCGCCTCTCCGTCAAAACTGAATATGCTGCCTTCTTATACGAATGTGTTCACGATGCTGAAGGAAGCCGGAAAGTTGCCAAGGACACTATCGCGGAAGTATACGAGGCCACGGAGGGAATGGACGACGACATGTTTGGCGATGCTTGCGAGCTGGTTACGGTCCTGGGCAAGATGATGAAACGTGGTCTCGGCACCAGTGGTACTCTACGTAAAGCTCCAGCAGTGAACCAAAATCCCATACCAAAAGCCACCCCCCCTCCAGGAATGGAGAACCCCATTTGAAGAGGGCACGACCAGCTTCTCACAGTACCCAACACAGACCACAACACTCGTAACGACTCGAGAAAGTTGTGGTAGCTTGACGAGCAGCTCCGAAGCAACTTGGGCGACACCAACTGGGATGAGCAGAAGTACGGCTTGGGTCTAAGTCGCCTCACGCTAAGGGGGGCCAAATTTGATTCACTCTGAACGGCCCGTTCCGCAACACCACATCAAATCACATTCCTGTGGGCATCTCAGACATCGACACGAACAGCGCATTTTTGCATTAGGCCATGGCAGCACTAGCTTGCTGATGAAACAGCAAAACCCTCTCATCGTGACTCTGGCACGAGGATCGGAACGCACATCACCTGGAGACAGGTACTGTTGGGTTCTTCTGGTATTATACCTACCAATCGACTGGTTTACAATTGACTTTCACCCGTCAGAGTCCAGCCTGCACTATCCTCAGCGCGCATTTGGTCTTATTTCACTTCTGACCTGTTATTTGATACCCACAACTATTTGTATCTTTGTGTGCATTTGCATTGGGTTATTGCCCTATCTATTTATCATCAGATATTGTACAGAAATTTTGGCTTTTACGGTTATGCTTTAGTTCTGCATTGAACCGAGGTTAGGAAAATAGAGAAAGGAGTTTGATGTTAAGCCAAGGTGTCGGTTGCATTTCTGGGCGCAGTTAATAGATGATTTATCACCAAGGTAGCAAGCATGTTACTTTTTTTAAAAACAAATACCTAGGACATTTGCCCCCAGCTTGTTTATTTTCCTGTTCTTCTCTAATTCGCAGCTTTTCTATGATTGACCGAGTCTCAGATCTGTCCCCGTCTAAGTTACCAAAACGTAACTTGAGCCATCATGATGGTATCTATCGAATTGTTCGTTTTACTCCCCGAACGCCAAGAAAAACACAACAATAACGAAACAAGACCTCGATCGTCTTGGCCGGGCATGTTCGTCTCTATTTGTAGAGACTCACAACAGTCGAGAGTCACTGTGATGAATTCCGTCAGAAAGACTCACGCAACGCACCTATCGTgacatgatgttgactgATTTGAGTGAAGCGAATCACTCATCCGAGTCGCCCGAATCTTCAGGGTCATCGGAATCGTCTGAGTTGTCTGACTCATCAGTGTCATCGGAGTCCTCAGAGTCCTCAGAGTCGGCCGACTTCTCACGTTCCTGCTTCGCAATCCAGTCCTCGACCTTGTTCATGCGTCTCTCAAGTTCGCGAGTCTTTGAGCGCTCCGTCTTCTCGGCCTCAGCGCGCTCGCATCTGGCCTTGAGGGATTCGAGAGGAACCATTCGCCCGGTGACATTGTAGAAATTGGCCTGCATTTCGAGCCAGCGAGATCGCTTATACTTGCTGTCAATGGTAGCAAGGAGGGCGCAGTCTCGTTTGCCCAAGTAGGCATCGGGCTGCGGGTGGATGTAAGGAGGGTACATGGCCCCGTAGACGTGTTCCTGGAGATACTTCATTTGCTCGCGCTTCTCGCGGTCGCCATATCGGAAGAGCGACGAATCGTCATCGCTCTCGTCCTTCGCTTCATCGGCGGAGGAGACATCTGGTAAGGatgtcttggccttggcgcGAGCCTTTGCCTCCTGATTTTCTTTCGCAACCTTGAGGTTGCGAGCACCCTTGTGCCATTTGTTGGCCACAGTCGACTTGCGAGTCTTCGTCTCCGACATATCTTCCGAGCTGGTATCAGCATCGGAGTCCTCGTTGTCCTCGTCAGAGTCTTCGTCGGACTCTTGGTCACtggcctcttcatcgtctccttcctcgtcttcgtcagTGGTGTCGTCGACAGACCCCTCCTCAGCGGTAGTGTCGGTGTCAGTGTCAGTGTCTGTGGCACGTAACTGACTCTGGAGTATCTTCCAGCGAGCTCGGACATCGTCCTTGGTCTTGCAGAGAGAGTCGGAGATGAAAGTCCAGGTCTCGCCAGCCTCCTTCATGCTGCGAAGGCGGCAGTCCTCAGAAAGGGACCAGTTGGGGTCCTTTAGACAGGCGACGAATGGAAGGACGGACGTCTCAGCGTCAGTCGaggcatcatcatcagtctGAGCAGCAGACGGTTCGTTCTCTGACTCGGTCTGGACCGCCTTGtcctttccctttcccttgGCAGTCATCTTACCCTTGACGACACGGTTGGAGCTGTCCGTGATGTTGCCTTCCGTGTCTGTGACCACGCcattctcttcatcactggCTGTGGCAATTGTTACACGGCGGCCTTGAGCCTTGGGCGTGGGCTTACAACAGGCCTTGTTGCAGTCCTTGCCGAGCTGCTTGTCGCAGTGCATAGTAGGGCTGTTGGGGTTCGGGCCCGCCCGAGAGGACGATGCTTGATTGACAGTTGGGGGTCGGGGCACGCAATCTTCTGGCAACTCAACGAAGCCAGGGACAGCAGAGTTGTGGTTATACCAGATCTCCCTGAGCCCTTCGTATAAACGATCATAGTATTCTTGATTCTGTTTGTATTCGGCCAAAGTGGGCGTCTTGAAAGGAAACTGCGGCATGATGTGCCGGATGCCCTGATATCAGGGGTAGGACTGATTATGCGTAAGAGTATGCCCGGATGGTGACGATGCTGAGACTCTACCACGAATTAGCATTTGGTGCTCATCAGATCAGTCTTGTTAAGTCTGTACATACCTCAGGATGAGGAGCGATGGGTGTATAGTGTGGAAGCCGAATAAAGAGGTAGGGTTCAAGTGTGTTGAGCAAAGGACTAACCACGACTGCGCGTTAATGCTAGTACTATCACGACGAGTCAGTATCATGTGCTTATCAGTCTCGGTTGACCTTTAACATACGTTGAGGCTAGAAGCGAAGTTAATACGTGCTGCAGAGCAGAATCAAGAAGTAGTGCTTGAGTGTTACGAAACAACGGATCTACTACGACGATGGCGTGTTGATGTCGATACTGTCACCACGAGTCAACATGCAATTTCCGCAAATCTTGAACAAGCCCCTGCATAC
This genomic stretch from Fusarium oxysporum f. sp. lycopersici 4287 chromosome 5, whole genome shotgun sequence harbors:
- a CDS encoding hypothetical protein (At least one base has a quality score < 10), encoding MASSEVDQKFLGKLAKAVENDNPLLASMLFKILGLSLNLAEQLVAAKKQRRPDYEPSPNAIRRVLRIIWLSREGKEMLEQYVIPMVGNYVELKVLAYKLRASFSHIFALFGNTPSVSNLGRQTPDVTAVLTPRLDKGKGRAADMEVESRPSSVQPTHPLEGGPVLPPPGFEDQNFTLSPNFLIPAKDYLPEAKQHFQEAIQLADSMLWGSHSLRLSVKTEYAAFLYECVHDAEGSRKVAKDTIAEVYEATEGMDDDMFGDACELVTVLGKMMKRGLGTSGTLRKAPAVNQNPIPKATPPPGMENPI